A window from Actinomycetospora corticicola encodes these proteins:
- a CDS encoding DUF1932 domain-containing protein yields the protein MTTIGIHAPGAMGTALARCVGAGGHEVLTTAAGRSPATARRLEAAGLPDAGSLDAVVAADVVVSVVPPGRAQEAAAEIGAACTRTGARPLVVEANAVAPATVTAIAADLPTDLVDAAISGPPPAPGAAPPTRVFLAGPRAEEVAGLTVPGVAWVVLGATPGAASATKMCTASVRKGWVGLLAQALVTAEHHGVLDEVVADLRVDFPTAGPGPAAAAATKAWRFVDEMTAIADTQAAAGLTRELFDAFAHVYRDLATSAYGDRRPEDLPDAPDVGNLRPRDGR from the coding sequence GTGACGACGATCGGTATCCACGCACCGGGCGCGATGGGGACGGCGCTCGCCCGGTGCGTGGGCGCCGGCGGGCACGAGGTCCTGACGACCGCCGCCGGGCGGTCGCCGGCCACGGCACGTCGCCTGGAGGCGGCCGGGCTCCCGGACGCCGGGTCGCTCGACGCGGTGGTCGCCGCGGACGTGGTGGTGAGCGTCGTGCCGCCCGGCCGCGCCCAGGAGGCCGCCGCCGAGATCGGGGCGGCCTGCACGCGCACCGGGGCCCGGCCGCTCGTGGTGGAGGCGAACGCCGTCGCCCCGGCGACCGTCACCGCGATCGCGGCCGACCTGCCGACCGACCTCGTCGACGCGGCGATCTCCGGTCCGCCGCCGGCCCCCGGGGCGGCGCCGCCGACCCGGGTGTTCCTGGCCGGTCCCCGCGCCGAGGAGGTCGCCGGGCTCACCGTCCCGGGCGTGGCCTGGGTGGTGCTCGGTGCGACACCCGGGGCCGCCAGCGCGACGAAGATGTGCACGGCCTCGGTCCGCAAGGGCTGGGTCGGGCTGCTCGCCCAGGCCCTGGTCACCGCGGAGCACCACGGCGTCCTCGACGAGGTCGTCGCCGACCTGCGCGTGGACTTCCCGACGGCGGGTCCGGGCCCGGCGGCCGCGGCGGCCACCAAGGCCTGGCGGTTCGTCGACGAGATGACGGCCATCGCCGACACCCAGGCCGCCGCGGGCCTGACGCGCGAGCTGTTCGACGCCTTCGCCCACGTGTACCGCGACCTCGCGACGAGCGCGTACGGCGACCGGCGCCCGGAGGACCTCCCCGACGCACCCGACGTCGGGAACCTGCGGCCGCGCGACGGGCGCTGA
- the polA gene encoding DNA polymerase I, translated as MLLLDGHSLAYRAFFALPVENFTTTSGQKTNAVYGFTSMLINLLRDEAPTHVGVAFDVSRQSFRSETYAAYKANRSATPDEFRGQVDLIREILATLHIPVIMREGYEADDVIATLTTQAVAEGMRVAICTGDRDAFQLVSDQVTVLYPRKGVSDLVRYTPEAVLERYTLTPEQYPDFAALRGDPSDNLPSIPGVGEKTAQKWVREYGSLDALVERVDEVRGKAGDALREHLSSVVLNRQLTELVRDVELEVTPPELEARAWDRDAVHRLFDELEFRVLRERLFSTLQSAEPEADEGFEVRGAALEPGAVAAWLDAHARDGRRAGLGFKGTWSHGTGDLEGVAIAAADGETTYVDARAVTPEDETALAAWLADPEVPKAGHEIKGPLHAVRARGWRLEGVTSDTALAAYLARPGERSFDLADLALRYLRRELRVEETGANGAAGGDQLTLDGGEEEADATLAQTEMLRARAVADLADKLDSDLEELGGTALLTDLELPLLAVLADLEAAGVAVDVSALQDLEAQFGGRVQAAAQSAYDVIGKEINLGSPKQLQVVLFDELQMPKTKRTKTGYTTDADALQTLNESNPHPFLEHLLEHRDATRLRVTVKGLLDSTSDDGRIHTTFNQTIARTGRLSSTEPNLQNIPVRTEAGRRIRDTFVVGADSADGAYAELMTADYAQIEMRIMAHLSVDAELIESFKSGEDFHSVTAAKVFGVAENEVSTAQRAKIKAMNYGLAYGLSAYGLSAQLRTSTEEAKELMEDYFARFGGVRDYLFQVVDQARKDGYTSSILGRRRYLPDLTSDNRQRREMAERMALNAPIQGSAADIVKVAMLGVHAALREEGLRSRMLLQVHDELVLEVAPGEREQVTELVRREMGAAFALDVPLEVSVGFGRSWDQAAH; from the coding sequence CTGCTGCTGCTCGACGGGCACTCGCTGGCCTACCGGGCGTTCTTCGCGCTGCCGGTGGAGAACTTCACCACCACCTCGGGGCAGAAGACGAACGCCGTCTACGGCTTCACCTCGATGCTGATCAACCTGCTGCGCGACGAGGCGCCCACGCACGTCGGCGTGGCCTTCGACGTGTCGCGCCAGAGCTTCCGCTCCGAGACCTACGCCGCCTACAAGGCCAACCGCAGCGCGACGCCCGACGAGTTCCGCGGCCAGGTCGACCTGATCCGCGAGATCCTCGCGACGCTGCACATCCCGGTGATCATGCGGGAGGGCTACGAGGCGGACGACGTCATCGCGACGCTCACCACGCAGGCCGTGGCCGAGGGCATGCGGGTGGCCATCTGCACGGGGGACCGGGACGCCTTCCAGCTGGTGTCCGACCAGGTCACCGTCCTCTACCCGCGCAAGGGCGTGTCCGACCTCGTCCGCTACACACCCGAGGCCGTGCTCGAGCGGTACACGCTCACCCCGGAGCAGTACCCCGACTTCGCGGCCCTGCGCGGCGACCCCAGCGACAACCTGCCGAGCATCCCCGGCGTGGGGGAGAAGACCGCGCAGAAGTGGGTGCGCGAGTACGGCAGCCTCGACGCGCTGGTCGAGCGGGTCGACGAGGTGCGCGGGAAGGCCGGGGACGCGCTGCGCGAGCACCTGTCGTCGGTGGTGCTCAACCGGCAGCTCACCGAGCTGGTGCGCGACGTCGAGCTGGAGGTCACCCCGCCGGAGCTCGAGGCGCGGGCGTGGGACCGCGACGCGGTGCACCGCCTGTTCGACGAGCTGGAGTTCCGCGTCCTGCGCGAGCGGCTGTTCTCCACGCTGCAGTCCGCCGAGCCGGAGGCCGACGAGGGCTTCGAGGTGCGCGGCGCCGCCCTCGAGCCGGGTGCCGTCGCCGCGTGGCTCGACGCGCACGCCCGCGACGGGCGCCGCGCGGGTCTGGGCTTCAAGGGCACGTGGTCGCACGGCACGGGGGACCTCGAGGGCGTCGCGATCGCGGCGGCCGACGGGGAGACCACCTACGTCGACGCCCGCGCGGTCACCCCGGAGGACGAGACGGCGCTGGCCGCCTGGCTCGCCGATCCCGAGGTGCCGAAGGCGGGCCACGAGATCAAGGGGCCGCTGCACGCGGTGCGGGCCCGCGGGTGGCGGCTCGAGGGCGTCACCAGCGACACCGCGCTCGCCGCCTACCTCGCCCGGCCCGGCGAGCGCAGCTTCGACCTGGCCGACCTCGCGCTGCGCTACCTGCGCCGGGAGCTGCGGGTCGAGGAGACCGGCGCGAACGGCGCGGCGGGCGGGGACCAGCTCACCCTCGACGGCGGCGAGGAGGAGGCCGACGCGACGCTCGCGCAGACCGAGATGCTGCGCGCCCGCGCGGTGGCCGACCTCGCCGACAAGCTCGACTCCGACCTGGAGGAGCTCGGCGGGACGGCCCTGCTCACCGACCTCGAGCTGCCCCTGCTCGCCGTGCTCGCCGACCTCGAGGCCGCCGGCGTCGCGGTCGACGTCTCGGCGCTGCAGGACCTGGAGGCGCAGTTCGGCGGCCGGGTCCAGGCGGCCGCGCAGTCCGCGTACGACGTGATCGGCAAGGAGATCAACCTCGGGTCGCCGAAGCAGCTGCAGGTGGTGCTCTTCGACGAGCTGCAGATGCCGAAGACCAAGCGCACGAAGACCGGCTACACCACCGACGCCGACGCGCTGCAGACGCTGAACGAGTCCAACCCGCACCCGTTCCTCGAGCACCTGCTCGAGCACCGCGACGCCACGCGGCTGCGGGTGACCGTCAAGGGCCTGCTCGACTCGACCTCCGACGACGGCCGCATCCACACCACCTTCAACCAGACCATCGCCCGCACCGGGCGGCTCTCCTCCACCGAGCCGAACCTGCAGAACATCCCGGTCCGCACCGAGGCCGGCCGCCGGATCCGCGACACGTTCGTCGTCGGGGCCGACTCCGCCGACGGTGCGTACGCCGAGCTGATGACGGCGGACTACGCGCAGATCGAGATGCGGATCATGGCGCACCTCTCGGTCGACGCCGAGCTGATCGAGTCGTTCAAGTCCGGCGAGGACTTCCACTCGGTCACCGCGGCGAAGGTGTTCGGGGTCGCCGAGAACGAGGTCAGCACCGCTCAGCGCGCCAAGATCAAGGCGATGAACTACGGCCTGGCCTACGGGCTCTCGGCGTACGGCCTCTCCGCCCAGCTCCGCACCTCCACCGAGGAGGCCAAGGAGCTGATGGAGGACTACTTCGCGCGGTTCGGCGGGGTGCGGGACTACCTGTTCCAGGTGGTCGACCAGGCGCGCAAGGACGGCTACACCAGCTCGATCCTCGGGCGCCGGCGCTACCTGCCCGACCTGACGAGCGACAACCGCCAGCGCCGCGAGATGGCGGAGCGGATGGCGCTCAACGCCCCGATCCAGGGCAGTGCGGCCGACATCGTCAAGGTCGCGATGCTCGGGGTGCACGCGGCCCTGCGCGAGGAGGGGCTCCGCAGCCGGATGCTGCTCCAGGTGCACGACGAGCTCGTGCTCGAGGTGGCGCCGGGGGAGCGGGAGCAGGTCACCGAGCTGGTGCGTCGCGAGATGGGCGCCGCGTTCGCCCTCGACGTGCCGCTGGAGGTGTCGGTCGGGTTCGGGCGGTCGTGGGACCAGGCGGCCCACTAG
- a CDS encoding flavin-containing monooxygenase, with the protein MSTADGATPEHLDVVIVGAGLSGIGTACHLTTEHPGRSYAVLEARDDLGGTWSLFRYPGIRSDSDMHTLGFRFRPWPDSVALADGPSILQYVRDTAEEYGVDRHIRFGRRVTAAAWSSAEQRWDLTVSSAAGEEHLTCSFLLWCSGYYRYDQGYTPDFPGIENFGGTVVHPQLWDPELDYAGKKVVVIGSGATAVTLVPAMTSGEGRAAHVTQLQRTPSYVLAIGRTDPIAEKLSQWLPARIADPIVRAKNIAQLITLYQISQRFPGFMKGVLRKQAAAQLPEGYEVDTHFNPPYNPWDQRMCMVPNGDLFKAIKRGDADIVTDKIDTFTERGIRLQSGQELEADIVITATGLNLQMFGGATLTVDDEPVKLPDTMAYKGMMLSGVPNLVFMIGYTNASWTLKVDLVAEYFCRLLRWMDAHGKTVATPERDPAVEERPLLDFEAGYVQRSIHELPRGGDRKPWALAMNYAIDAVALRRGSLEEGMRFEPERATISA; encoded by the coding sequence ATGAGTACCGCGGACGGGGCCACCCCCGAGCACCTGGACGTCGTCATCGTCGGCGCGGGCCTGTCGGGCATCGGCACGGCCTGCCACCTGACCACCGAGCACCCGGGCCGCTCCTACGCGGTCCTCGAGGCGCGCGACGACCTCGGGGGCACGTGGAGCCTGTTCCGGTACCCGGGCATCCGGTCGGACTCCGACATGCACACGCTGGGCTTCCGCTTCCGCCCGTGGCCGGACTCGGTGGCGCTCGCCGACGGGCCGTCGATCCTGCAGTACGTGCGCGACACGGCCGAGGAGTACGGCGTCGACCGGCACATCCGGTTCGGGCGGCGCGTCACCGCGGCCGCCTGGTCGAGCGCCGAGCAGCGTTGGGACCTGACGGTGTCGAGCGCCGCGGGCGAGGAGCACCTGACCTGCTCGTTCCTGCTGTGGTGCTCGGGCTACTACCGCTACGACCAGGGCTACACGCCCGACTTCCCCGGGATCGAGAACTTCGGCGGCACGGTCGTCCACCCGCAGCTGTGGGACCCGGAGCTGGACTACGCGGGCAAGAAGGTCGTGGTCATCGGCTCCGGCGCCACCGCCGTGACGCTGGTGCCGGCCATGACGTCGGGGGAGGGCCGGGCCGCGCACGTCACGCAGCTGCAGCGCACGCCGAGCTACGTGCTCGCGATCGGTCGCACCGACCCGATCGCCGAGAAGCTGTCGCAGTGGCTGCCCGCGCGTATCGCCGACCCGATCGTCCGGGCGAAGAACATCGCGCAGCTCATCACGCTCTACCAGATCTCCCAGCGCTTCCCGGGGTTCATGAAGGGCGTCCTGCGCAAGCAGGCGGCCGCTCAGCTCCCCGAGGGCTACGAGGTCGACACGCACTTCAACCCGCCGTACAACCCGTGGGACCAGCGCATGTGCATGGTCCCGAACGGCGACCTGTTCAAGGCGATCAAACGCGGCGACGCCGACATCGTCACCGACAAGATCGACACCTTCACCGAGCGCGGGATCCGGCTGCAGTCCGGCCAGGAGCTCGAGGCCGACATCGTCATCACGGCGACCGGCCTGAACCTGCAGATGTTCGGCGGCGCCACGCTCACCGTCGACGACGAGCCGGTGAAGCTGCCCGACACCATGGCCTACAAGGGCATGATGCTCTCCGGCGTGCCGAACCTCGTGTTCATGATCGGCTACACCAACGCCTCCTGGACGTTGAAGGTCGACCTCGTCGCCGAGTACTTCTGCCGGCTGCTGCGCTGGATGGACGCCCACGGGAAGACCGTCGCCACCCCGGAGCGCGACCCGGCCGTCGAGGAGCGCCCGCTGCTCGACTTCGAGGCCGGCTACGTGCAGCGCTCGATCCACGAGCTGCCCCGCGGCGGCGACCGCAAGCCGTGGGCGCTGGCCATGAACTACGCCATCGACGCGGTCGCCCTGCGCCGCGGCAGCCTGGAGGAGGGCATGCGCTTCGAGCCGGAGCGCGCCACGATCTCCGCGTGA
- a CDS encoding Pls/PosA family non-ribosomal peptide synthetase, translated as MEGFFEAVVDRWPDRVAVEADGEAVRYRDLEARANRLAHLLAARDVGAGDRVAVLLPRSGSTYVAILGVLKAGATLVPIDPGSPADRVAHVVVDAEVALVLTVRALADRVTRAGVIVLDEAGDELAAASAARPAPRPDVGTAYVIFTSGSSGRPKGVAVSHASIANFLAVIPGVYDVRPDDRVHQGMTISFDFSIEEIWSAWAVGATVVAGPDDERAFGADLGEHLAHRRITVLCAVPTLLATVPTELPDLRTVLVGGEACPAEIVERWARPGRRLLNTYGPTEATVTATWCELTPGRPVTIGRPLPTYTAELTDPDHPDHPPVADGEVGEITLGGPGVALGYLGRPELTAERFVLHPDTGERVYRTGDLGRLDADGEIVYLGRADAEVKVRGHRVDLGEIESVLLADEEVGAAVVALDPASGDLAAYVVDPVGRPVTDPDARRHRLHRVATDRLPAYMVPATLDVLTVLPTQASGKVDRSALPAPVGPRFVGAGVTGDAPAPGPESRIADVVAGVLGLESVPATADFFDDLGGHSLLAARTVTALRAAGFGVAVRDLYAHPDVRSLAAALHDRPTTAAPAEPPLRHSDRRVAFAGGVQAVGLYLVLLALTLPASVVYWWNDGVVSPAVLLEILAAGTATYLGVRWVLPVLLVRPLTLFLRPGTYRLWGAVYLRLWAVDLLLRLSPLPVLAGGPFAAPYLRLLGARIGRRVHLAAATVSAPVLLRLGDDASLGYGVSLRPWQVRAGRVEVGAITVGERAAVGTGTLLAPGSRVGADAVVGEQSVLARDGDVPAGATVAGSPPVPAAAADPMLAALGRARPARGWRWYHLPPAVAGVVGLEAAAVLMVVPTVVAVWAALLTWGVLAGLVATLLSGPLFVLTVCGIVAAGRRLLLPRTPVGVHAVRSGLGLRKWLADALLVDSLTFTNSLYATLYTPGWMRLLGARIGPGAEVSTVAHVDPDLLDLGGGSFVADMAGVGSATFARGWMLLRPTEVGERAFVGNAALLPGGTRAESGSLVGVATAPPPVVGRDSAWLGSPAIHLPRREASEEHPDSETFRPSRRRVRRRLAVEFVRASLPASLLGLAVYLHLTVLSSVADGQPLWVPALVAPVMAATASALVIGYVAAVKHHVVGAYRPRTAPLWDEFVRRSEFVTGLYEAAAVPAGLALLTGTPFLPGALRLFGARIGARVWLGTTYLTEFDLVDLGDDATVGREASLQTHLFEDRVMKMSTVRVAPGATVGDRSIVLYDGEVGEGAELGPLSLVMKGEHLAAGSRSRGIPAEAVAA; from the coding sequence ATGGAGGGCTTCTTCGAGGCGGTCGTGGACCGCTGGCCCGACCGCGTCGCGGTCGAGGCCGACGGCGAGGCCGTCCGCTACCGCGACCTAGAGGCGCGGGCCAACCGGCTCGCGCACCTGCTGGCCGCCCGCGACGTCGGTGCCGGCGACCGCGTGGCGGTGCTCCTGCCGCGCTCCGGGTCGACCTACGTCGCGATCCTCGGCGTGCTCAAGGCCGGGGCCACCCTGGTGCCGATCGACCCCGGCTCGCCCGCTGACCGCGTGGCGCACGTGGTCGTCGACGCCGAGGTCGCCCTCGTGCTCACCGTCCGCGCCCTCGCGGACCGGGTCACGCGCGCCGGCGTGATCGTCCTCGACGAGGCCGGCGACGAGCTCGCCGCCGCGAGCGCCGCCCGGCCGGCTCCGCGACCCGACGTCGGGACCGCCTACGTGATCTTCACGTCCGGCTCCAGCGGACGACCCAAGGGCGTCGCGGTGTCCCACGCGAGCATCGCCAACTTCCTCGCCGTGATCCCGGGCGTCTACGACGTGCGGCCCGACGACCGTGTGCACCAGGGCATGACGATCTCCTTCGACTTCTCCATCGAGGAGATCTGGTCGGCCTGGGCGGTCGGCGCGACCGTGGTCGCCGGCCCCGACGACGAGCGCGCGTTCGGCGCCGACCTCGGCGAGCACCTCGCGCACCGACGCATCACCGTGCTCTGCGCCGTGCCGACCCTGCTGGCCACGGTGCCCACCGAGCTGCCGGACCTGCGGACCGTGCTCGTCGGCGGGGAGGCCTGCCCCGCGGAGATCGTGGAGCGCTGGGCCCGGCCCGGGCGCCGCCTGCTCAACACCTACGGGCCCACCGAGGCCACCGTCACCGCCACGTGGTGCGAGCTCACGCCCGGACGCCCCGTGACGATCGGCCGTCCCCTCCCGACCTACACCGCCGAGCTGACCGACCCCGACCACCCCGACCACCCGCCGGTCGCCGACGGTGAGGTCGGGGAGATCACCCTCGGCGGACCCGGCGTGGCACTGGGCTACCTGGGCCGGCCCGAACTGACCGCCGAGCGCTTCGTGCTGCACCCGGACACCGGCGAGCGCGTGTACCGCACCGGCGACCTGGGGCGGCTCGACGCGGACGGCGAGATCGTCTACCTGGGCCGCGCCGACGCCGAGGTGAAGGTGCGCGGGCACCGCGTGGACCTCGGCGAGATCGAGAGCGTGCTGCTCGCCGACGAGGAGGTCGGTGCCGCGGTGGTCGCCCTCGACCCGGCCTCGGGGGACCTGGCGGCCTACGTGGTCGACCCCGTGGGCCGTCCCGTCACCGACCCGGACGCCCGCCGGCACCGCCTGCACCGCGTCGCCACCGACCGGCTGCCGGCCTACATGGTCCCGGCGACGCTCGACGTCCTCACCGTGCTGCCGACCCAGGCCAGCGGCAAGGTCGACCGCTCCGCACTCCCGGCCCCGGTCGGCCCGCGTTTCGTCGGGGCGGGGGTCACCGGCGACGCCCCGGCACCCGGGCCCGAGTCGCGGATCGCGGACGTGGTCGCCGGGGTGCTGGGCCTCGAGTCGGTGCCGGCCACCGCGGACTTCTTCGACGACCTCGGCGGGCACTCGCTGCTCGCCGCCCGCACGGTGACCGCGCTGCGCGCCGCGGGCTTCGGGGTGGCGGTGCGGGACCTCTACGCCCACCCCGACGTGCGCTCGCTCGCCGCGGCCCTGCACGACCGGCCCACGACGGCGGCCCCGGCCGAGCCGCCGTTGCGCCACTCCGACCGACGCGTCGCGTTCGCGGGCGGAGTGCAGGCGGTGGGGCTCTACCTGGTGCTGCTCGCCCTGACGCTGCCCGCGTCCGTCGTCTACTGGTGGAACGACGGCGTGGTCTCCCCGGCGGTCCTGCTCGAGATCCTCGCGGCGGGCACGGCGACCTACCTCGGCGTCCGCTGGGTGCTGCCGGTCCTGCTCGTCCGCCCGCTGACCCTGTTCCTGCGCCCGGGCACGTATCGGCTGTGGGGCGCGGTGTACCTCCGGCTGTGGGCGGTCGACCTGCTGCTGCGGCTCTCCCCGCTGCCCGTCCTGGCCGGCGGCCCGTTCGCGGCGCCCTACCTGCGCCTCCTCGGGGCCCGGATCGGGCGGCGGGTCCACCTCGCCGCCGCGACGGTCAGCGCCCCGGTCCTGCTCCGGCTCGGCGACGACGCCTCCCTCGGCTACGGCGTCTCGCTGCGGCCGTGGCAGGTCCGCGCCGGGCGGGTCGAGGTCGGCGCGATCACCGTGGGCGAACGGGCCGCCGTCGGGACCGGGACGCTGCTCGCACCCGGCAGCAGGGTCGGCGCCGACGCCGTCGTCGGTGAGCAGTCGGTCCTGGCCCGCGACGGGGACGTCCCCGCGGGCGCCACGGTCGCCGGGTCGCCGCCGGTCCCCGCCGCGGCCGCCGACCCGATGCTCGCCGCGCTCGGCCGGGCCCGACCGGCCCGTGGCTGGCGCTGGTACCACCTGCCGCCGGCGGTGGCGGGCGTCGTCGGGCTGGAGGCGGCAGCGGTCCTCATGGTCGTCCCGACCGTGGTCGCCGTCTGGGCGGCCCTGCTGACGTGGGGCGTCCTCGCCGGGCTCGTGGCCACGCTGCTGTCCGGGCCGCTGTTCGTCCTCACCGTGTGCGGGATCGTGGCGGCCGGACGCCGGCTGCTCCTCCCCCGCACCCCCGTCGGCGTGCACGCCGTCCGCTCCGGCCTCGGCCTGCGCAAGTGGCTGGCGGACGCCCTGCTCGTCGACTCGCTGACCTTCACCAACTCGCTCTACGCCACGCTCTACACGCCCGGCTGGATGCGCCTGCTCGGCGCACGGATCGGCCCGGGCGCGGAGGTCTCCACGGTGGCCCACGTCGACCCCGATCTGCTCGACCTCGGCGGCGGCAGCTTCGTCGCCGACATGGCGGGGGTCGGGAGCGCCACGTTCGCCCGCGGGTGGATGCTCCTGCGGCCGACCGAGGTCGGGGAACGGGCCTTCGTGGGGAACGCGGCCCTGCTGCCCGGGGGCACCCGGGCCGAGAGCGGCTCGCTGGTGGGGGTGGCCACGGCGCCGCCGCCGGTGGTCGGCCGCGACAGCGCGTGGCTCGGTTCGCCCGCGATCCACCTGCCCCGGCGCGAGGCGTCGGAGGAGCACCCGGACTCGGAGACCTTCCGGCCGTCCCGACGACGGGTGCGCCGCCGCCTCGCCGTCGAGTTCGTCCGGGCCTCGCTGCCCGCCTCGCTCCTCGGCCTCGCGGTGTACCTGCACCTCACGGTGCTCTCCTCCGTCGCGGACGGGCAGCCGCTCTGGGTCCCCGCCCTCGTGGCCCCGGTCATGGCCGCCACGGCCTCCGCGCTCGTGATCGGCTACGTGGCGGCGGTGAAACACCACGTCGTCGGCGCCTACCGCCCCCGCACCGCGCCGTTGTGGGACGAGTTCGTGCGGCGCTCGGAGTTCGTCACGGGCCTCTACGAGGCCGCCGCCGTGCCCGCCGGGCTCGCCCTGCTCACCGGCACCCCGTTCCTGCCCGGCGCGCTGCGGCTGTTCGGCGCCCGCATCGGGGCGCGGGTGTGGCTGGGGACCACGTACCTCACCGAGTTCGACCTCGTCGACCTCGGCGACGACGCCACCGTGGGGCGGGAGGCCTCACTCCAGACCCACCTGTTCGAGGACCGCGTCATGAAGATGTCCACGGTGCGGGTCGCACCGGGCGCCACGGTCGGCGACCGGTCGATCGTGCTGTACGACGGCGAGGTCGGCGAGGGTGCGGAGCTCGGCCCGCTCAGCCTCGTCATGAAGGGCGAGCACCTCGCCGCCGGCAGCCGGTCGCGCGGCATCCCCGCCGAGGCGGTGGCGGCGTGA
- a CDS encoding GNAT family N-acetyltransferase — MPRHAARVAPEAPAQVLADLLELQRRRFAALDPRLPDAVAPPPGDIVVLGTPPQRVAGVVTHHTWPAGSGPLLWSAAQVSELHPVVGAAGHAPLHALVEAWRGRLLPAVLREPDSAATVTWPSRDVVATRVFLDHGLVPLAVLAVRPPAPLPAPPPDPELEMRRATTDDLETCVRLAMEELAYSSQVGGSLVRADAEAVKRTTIRDRLTRGEPTWIALRRDHAVGMVECGRAESTPGTWLAGLLPHGAWGYVNCASVTSSERGGGVGHRLVATALPELETTRSGLPVRGTYLYYNPPNPLSSVFWPRAGYRPLWTLWEVRPAGGLR; from the coding sequence ATGCCCCGCCACGCGGCGCGCGTCGCCCCCGAGGCCCCGGCCCAGGTCCTCGCCGACCTCCTCGAGCTGCAGCGTCGCCGGTTCGCGGCGCTCGACCCGCGGCTGCCCGATGCCGTCGCTCCCCCGCCGGGCGACATCGTCGTGTTGGGGACACCGCCGCAGCGCGTCGCGGGTGTGGTCACCCACCACACCTGGCCCGCCGGCAGCGGGCCGCTGCTCTGGTCGGCGGCGCAGGTCTCCGAGCTGCACCCCGTCGTCGGCGCGGCGGGCCACGCGCCGCTGCACGCCCTCGTGGAGGCGTGGCGGGGACGCCTCCTGCCCGCGGTGCTGCGGGAGCCCGACTCCGCGGCCACCGTGACCTGGCCGAGCCGCGACGTCGTCGCGACCCGGGTCTTCCTCGACCACGGCCTCGTCCCGCTCGCCGTGCTCGCGGTGCGCCCGCCCGCGCCGCTGCCGGCGCCGCCGCCCGACCCCGAGCTCGAGATGCGGCGGGCCACCACCGACGACCTCGAGACCTGCGTGCGCCTCGCGATGGAGGAGCTGGCCTACTCCAGCCAGGTGGGCGGGTCGCTCGTGCGCGCCGACGCGGAGGCGGTCAAGCGCACCACCATCCGCGACCGCCTGACCCGCGGCGAACCCACCTGGATCGCTCTCCGACGCGACCACGCCGTCGGGATGGTGGAGTGCGGCCGGGCCGAGTCGACGCCGGGCACGTGGCTCGCCGGGCTGCTGCCGCACGGCGCGTGGGGCTACGTCAACTGCGCCTCGGTGACTTCGTCGGAGCGTGGCGGCGGGGTCGGCCACCGTCTGGTCGCCACGGCCCTGCCCGAGCTCGAGACCACGCGGTCCGGCCTCCCGGTCCGCGGCACGTACCTCTACTACAACCCGCCGAACCCGCTGTCGTCGGTCTTCTGGCCGCGCGCGGGGTACCGCCCGCTCTGGACGCTGTGGGAGGTCCGGCCCGCCGGGGGCCTGCGGTGA
- a CDS encoding hotdog fold thioesterase produces the protein MADGDEAQRSSTSGARSPEQQAVPELEVAYPDEQLGAKMGIEITEWDPARVVGTMPVTGNRQPFGLLHGGASAVLAETIGSTAAYLNRIGERRPVGLELSCTHHRSALSGLVTAVCTPASVGRTVGTFEIVISDDEGRRVCTAKLTCVYRDATPRA, from the coding sequence GTGGCAGACGGAGACGAAGCGCAGCGGAGCTCGACCTCGGGAGCGCGGTCCCCCGAACAGCAGGCAGTCCCCGAGCTCGAGGTCGCCTACCCCGACGAGCAGCTCGGCGCGAAGATGGGCATCGAGATCACGGAGTGGGACCCGGCCCGTGTGGTCGGCACCATGCCGGTGACCGGCAACCGCCAGCCCTTCGGCCTGCTGCACGGCGGGGCCAGCGCGGTGCTCGCCGAGACGATCGGCTCGACGGCGGCCTACCTCAACCGGATCGGCGAGCGCCGTCCGGTGGGGCTCGAGCTCTCCTGCACCCACCACCGCAGCGCGCTCTCCGGGCTCGTCACCGCGGTGTGCACCCCGGCGTCGGTCGGGAGGACGGTCGGGACGTTCGAGATCGTGATCTCCGACGACGAGGGCCGACGCGTCTGCACCGCCAAGCTGACCTGCGTCTACCGCGACGCGACCCCGCGGGCCTGA